The proteins below are encoded in one region of Aulosira sp. FACHB-615:
- a CDS encoding tetratricopeptide repeat protein, translating to MNAEAALAWLETIIPAQTGERLSELQKVILQQVWLGRKYLDIAHAYGCTEGHVKDVGSQLWKLLSQVLRQKITKSNCRATLERVLRKTSAISGLINESLSPPQTVPRLEDTNFIGRQDAIAHLNTLVNQGAKIIVIQGEGGLGKTTLAQQYLQTLGFDLVLELLMAKESQNITAAERVVEEWLKQDFGEEPGIEFGVTLGRLKRQLHNRRIGILIDNLEPALDQQGKLIAPHHSYVELLRVLADVRVQSVTLITSRDRLCEPGLNVHHYRLPGLDQSTWLKFFSNRGLTINLSTLQQIHHTYGGNAKAMGILCGAMQEDFGGDMSLYWQANHDDPLAATDLKNLAVSQINRLQALDAQAYRLLCRLGCYRYQDIPTIPSPGLFCLLWDVPPTEHRQIIASLRNRSLIECNQGEYWLHPVIRAEAIARLRTSDEWEITNHKAAEFWTANVTQIATFKDALQALEAYYHYIEIHEFELAGKIILKSRNNQWQQFLPLGSTLYRMGLIQPILAAINQVINNIESEKNIIELYNILGDLYWINGKINQAIACQEKTINLATQALKSLVPQLDNQHQVYYLRMLEVDSLLSIGLYKIDLWELESALKLFQQVIYLAQNTAHHRWAEKASVCLALVNSYLGFCDVADELANAAYENIANEKLLKTGRFAYFIQILGQTYLNLGNLSKAHNIFQQALTFAEAGHYMQVKAKTLNSLAEINRQQTDYQLALVNHTAAIELLEQIGAKCDLAEAYFQLGLTYQQLAKTDISQMYFQQAIQLFTEIQAPKQVEKIYKGWSVENR from the coding sequence ATGAACGCTGAAGCAGCATTAGCATGGTTAGAGACCATTATTCCTGCTCAAACTGGGGAACGGTTGAGCGAATTGCAGAAAGTTATTCTTCAGCAGGTTTGGTTGGGTAGAAAATATTTAGATATTGCCCATGCTTACGGCTGTACAGAAGGACATGTTAAGGATGTTGGCTCACAGTTATGGAAGTTACTGTCTCAGGTGTTGCGACAGAAGATTACTAAAAGTAATTGTCGCGCTACTTTGGAACGAGTTCTGAGAAAAACTTCTGCAATATCAGGGTTGATTAATGAGTCATTATCACCGCCACAAACTGTCCCCAGATTAGAAGATACTAATTTTATTGGGCGACAAGATGCGATCGCTCATTTGAATACTCTGGTAAACCAAGGCGCGAAAATAATTGTCATCCAAGGTGAGGGAGGTTTAGGCAAAACGACTCTCGCCCAGCAATATCTACAAACCCTGGGTTTTGACTTGGTTTTAGAATTATTAATGGCGAAGGAAAGCCAAAATATCACTGCTGCGGAACGAGTGGTAGAGGAATGGTTAAAACAAGACTTTGGCGAAGAACCAGGGATAGAGTTTGGCGTAACATTAGGACGATTGAAGCGCCAACTGCATAATCGGCGCATTGGAATTTTAATTGATAATTTAGAACCCGCATTAGATCAGCAGGGAAAGTTAATTGCGCCTCACCACAGCTATGTAGAACTGTTGCGGGTTTTGGCTGATGTGCGGGTGCAGTCTGTTACCTTGATTACTAGCCGCGATCGCTTGTGTGAACCAGGGTTGAATGTACATCATTATCGGCTTCCTGGTTTAGATCAAAGCACTTGGCTAAAGTTTTTTAGCAACCGTGGGTTAACGATTAATCTTTCTACTTTGCAACAAATACATCATACTTACGGCGGTAATGCCAAAGCAATGGGTATTCTGTGCGGTGCAATGCAGGAGGATTTTGGTGGTGATATGAGTTTATATTGGCAAGCAAATCATGATGATCCTTTAGCCGCCACCGATTTAAAAAATTTAGCCGTTAGTCAAATTAATCGTCTACAAGCCCTTGATGCTCAAGCTTATCGTTTGCTGTGCCGTTTGGGTTGTTATCGCTACCAAGATATCCCCACGATTCCATCTCCAGGGCTGTTTTGTTTACTTTGGGATGTTCCTCCGACTGAACATCGTCAAATTATTGCTTCCCTGAGAAATCGCTCGTTAATAGAGTGCAATCAAGGCGAATATTGGTTACACCCGGTAATTCGCGCCGAAGCGATCGCCCGGTTACGCACTAGTGATGAGTGGGAAATTACAAATCACAAAGCCGCCGAATTTTGGACAGCTAATGTTACACAAATCGCTACTTTTAAAGATGCTTTACAAGCTTTAGAGGCATACTATCATTACATCGAAATTCATGAATTTGAGTTAGCTGGTAAAATTATTCTCAAAAGTCGCAATAATCAATGGCAACAGTTTTTACCTTTGGGTAGTACGTTATATCGGATGGGATTAATTCAGCCTATTTTGGCGGCAATTAATCAAGTAATTAACAATATTGAATCAGAGAAAAATATTATTGAATTATACAATATTTTGGGTGATTTGTATTGGATAAATGGTAAAATTAATCAAGCGATCGCCTGTCAAGAAAAAACTATCAATTTAGCCACACAAGCACTAAAATCACTTGTACCGCAGTTAGACAATCAACATCAAGTCTATTATCTGCGAATGTTAGAAGTCGATTCACTGTTAAGCATTGGTCTTTACAAAATAGACTTATGGGAACTAGAATCCGCCCTCAAGTTATTTCAACAAGTAATTTATCTAGCACAAAATACTGCACATCATCGCTGGGCAGAAAAAGCCTCTGTATGTTTAGCATTAGTTAATTCCTATTTAGGATTTTGTGATGTAGCTGATGAATTAGCAAATGCAGCTTATGAAAATATTGCCAATGAAAAATTACTCAAGACGGGAAGATTTGCTTATTTCATCCAAATTTTAGGACAAACATATCTCAATTTAGGTAATTTATCAAAAGCTCACAACATTTTTCAGCAAGCGTTGACCTTTGCAGAAGCAGGTCATTATATGCAAGTTAAAGCAAAAACATTAAACAGCTTGGCAGAAATTAATCGCCAACAAACAGATTATCAATTAGCCCTTGTAAATCATACAGCAGCTATCGAACTCCTAGAGCAAATAGGCGCAAAATGTGACTTAGCAGAAGCTTATTTTCAATTAGGTTTAACTTATCAACAACTCGCCAAGACTGATATCAGCCAAATGTATTTTCAGCAAGCAATTCAGTTATTTACAGAAATCCAAGCGCCAAAGCAAGTTGAGAAGATATATAAAGGTTGGTCTGTTGAGAATAGATAA
- the acsF gene encoding magnesium-protoporphyrin IX monomethyl ester (oxidative) cyclase, with translation MVDSLKKPGFEEIRPGIKVPAKETLLTPRFYTTDFDEMARMDISVNEDELIAILEEFRADYNRHHFVRDAEFEQSWDHIDGETRQLFIEFLERSCTAEFSGFLLYKELGRRLKDKSPVLAECFNLMSRDEARHAGFLNKAMSDFNLSLDLGFLTKSRNYTFFKPKFIFYATYLSEKIGYWRYITIYRHLESHPEDRIYPIFRFFENWCQDENRHGDFFDAIMRAQPQMLNDWKAKLWSRFFLLSVFVTMYLNDLQRKDFYASIGLDAREYDIYVIKKTNETAGRVFPVMLDVENPEFYDRLDLCVQNNQKLSAIANSKTPKFLQFFQKLPLYVSNGWQFLKLYFMKPIDAASAHGMAR, from the coding sequence ATGGTAGATTCCCTCAAAAAACCAGGCTTTGAAGAAATACGGCCAGGGATTAAAGTCCCGGCAAAAGAAACCTTATTAACACCACGGTTTTATACTACCGATTTTGATGAGATGGCGCGGATGGACATCTCTGTAAACGAAGATGAGTTAATCGCCATCTTAGAAGAGTTCCGCGCTGACTATAACCGCCATCACTTCGTTCGGGATGCCGAGTTTGAACAATCCTGGGATCACATCGACGGGGAAACTCGCCAGTTGTTCATTGAATTTCTAGAGCGTTCTTGTACAGCAGAGTTTTCTGGCTTCTTGTTGTACAAAGAATTAGGCCGTCGCTTAAAAGATAAAAGCCCCGTCCTAGCAGAGTGTTTCAACCTGATGTCACGGGATGAAGCACGTCACGCTGGCTTTTTGAACAAAGCGATGTCAGACTTTAATTTGTCTCTTGACTTAGGGTTTTTGACAAAGAGCCGCAATTATACCTTCTTTAAACCAAAATTCATTTTCTACGCCACTTACCTTTCCGAAAAAATCGGTTATTGGCGTTATATCACCATTTACCGCCATCTAGAATCGCATCCCGAAGACAGAATTTATCCAATTTTCCGGTTCTTTGAAAACTGGTGTCAAGACGAAAACCGTCATGGTGACTTCTTTGATGCCATTATGAGAGCGCAGCCACAAATGCTGAACGACTGGAAAGCAAAACTGTGGAGTCGGTTTTTCTTGTTGTCTGTATTTGTGACAATGTATCTCAATGATTTACAGCGCAAAGACTTTTACGCTTCCATTGGTTTAGATGCACGGGAATATGATATCTACGTCATCAAGAAAACCAATGAAACCGCAGGTAGAGTCTTCCCGGTAATGTTGGATGTGGAAAATCCAGAGTTTTACGATCGCCTAGATTTATGTGTTCAGAATAACCAAAAACTGAGCGCGATCGCTAACTCCAAAACACCTAAATTCTTACAATTCTTCCAGAAGTTGCCATTATACGTCTCCAATGGTTGGCAGTTCTTGAAGTTGTACTTCATGAAGCCAATTGATGCCGCTTCGGCTCATGGTATGGCACGCTAA
- a CDS encoding Uma2 family endonuclease: MYVAITQPLTFTEFLAWDDGSGREFELWDGIPVPLSEPNANHEDLIQQLCAYLENHCQENNLPYVSRQSKQVRLKTASGEKEKSRKADIVIFAKEEWQRMKTISSSAAAYIPPPGIIEVVSNNWKDDYLTKLAEYEDLGVLEYIIIDDAAFGGIRFIGSPKQPTITIYQLEDGEYLPPKIFRGQQQIDSLLFPHIPLTAEQIFAMSR; the protein is encoded by the coding sequence ATGTACGTCGCCATCACACAACCACTGACTTTTACAGAGTTTCTTGCCTGGGATGATGGTTCAGGCAGAGAATTTGAGCTATGGGATGGAATTCCTGTGCCGTTATCTGAACCAAATGCTAATCATGAAGATTTGATTCAACAACTATGCGCCTATTTAGAAAATCATTGCCAAGAAAATAACCTCCCCTATGTATCTCGACAATCTAAACAGGTGCGGCTGAAGACAGCATCAGGAGAAAAAGAAAAAAGCCGCAAAGCTGATATTGTCATTTTTGCAAAGGAAGAATGGCAACGGATGAAAACTATTTCTAGTTCTGCGGCTGCATATATTCCACCACCAGGAATCATTGAAGTTGTTAGCAACAATTGGAAGGACGACTATCTCACAAAACTGGCTGAATATGAAGACTTGGGTGTTTTGGAGTACATAATTATAGACGATGCTGCTTTTGGTGGGATTCGGTTTATTGGTTCGCCTAAGCAACCGACGATCACAATATATCAATTAGAAGATGGAGAGTATTTACCCCCAAAGATATTTCGAGGACAGCAACAAATTGATTCGTTATTGTTTCCGCACATTCCGCTAACGGCTGAACAGATTTTTGCTATGAGTCGCTGA
- a CDS encoding metallophosphoesterase — translation MRLISEPAIPVKIQKMKERVRWRHSSIIQRGIDQTSMVIDDGKDDTPDFSFLVIGDSGTKSHYGHHPQREVAELMLAHQDDCRFVLHTGDVIYVVGSHEYYPANFIEPYREFLVGGENPKNIAYDRMIFNLPFLPVLGNHDYYDVPFVYRWLTGSTLRLRRMLRYKDFEIGWHGSNQGDAYARAFLDYLASFATPEELNHHLDQYYTGKTDTGRCLRYIPGEFTRVPNRYYSFRYGGIDFFALDSNTFNMPSPLPTTQAGEIYRQELQKRRQEIDREEEQILAMSDRLNPDNPADAEQLDDLSAKLDQINEVKIDIEKQLSSQQSATIDFEQLEWLRDRLIESWHTSEVRGRILFFHHPPYVTEATKWSQAQTLAVRHRLRWVLEQVKENLGSLVQNRPIVDLIFNGHAHCLEYLRTTDTGYADSHIPCIISGGSGRRPRRQRVEGTELLETFSGLPGSPTRKVAESLLYVGRSGYGSQTRLPYSCVRVDVKDGFPPKFIVRPLVAERVEQKWYQHEMEPLLL, via the coding sequence ATGAGATTGATTTCTGAGCCAGCAATTCCGGTAAAAATCCAAAAAATGAAGGAAAGGGTAAGGTGGCGACATAGCAGTATAATCCAGCGCGGCATCGATCAGACTAGTATGGTAATTGACGATGGCAAAGATGATACTCCCGACTTTTCATTTTTGGTGATTGGGGATAGTGGGACAAAATCTCATTACGGACACCACCCGCAGCGAGAAGTGGCAGAATTAATGCTGGCTCATCAAGATGATTGCCGTTTTGTGCTGCATACTGGTGACGTGATTTATGTGGTGGGTTCCCATGAATATTACCCAGCCAACTTTATTGAACCTTATCGTGAGTTTTTAGTGGGTGGCGAGAACCCCAAGAATATTGCTTACGATCGCATGATTTTTAACCTACCGTTTTTACCAGTTCTCGGCAACCATGATTATTATGATGTACCTTTTGTGTATCGCTGGTTAACAGGTAGCACACTCAGACTAAGGCGAATGCTGCGCTACAAAGATTTTGAAATTGGTTGGCATGGTTCTAATCAAGGAGATGCCTATGCACGCGCTTTTCTGGATTATTTAGCGAGTTTTGCCACTCCAGAAGAATTAAATCACCATTTAGACCAGTATTATACAGGCAAAACCGACACTGGTCGTTGTTTGCGTTACATACCAGGAGAGTTTACCCGTGTACCTAATCGTTATTACAGTTTTCGGTATGGTGGTATAGATTTTTTCGCCCTGGATTCTAATACTTTTAATATGCCATCGCCCTTACCGACAACTCAAGCGGGTGAAATTTATCGTCAGGAGTTGCAAAAACGCCGCCAGGAAATCGATAGAGAAGAAGAACAAATTTTGGCAATGAGCGATCGCCTAAATCCTGATAACCCAGCCGATGCGGAACAACTCGATGACCTCAGTGCCAAATTAGACCAAATTAACGAAGTCAAAATTGACATCGAAAAACAACTATCATCTCAGCAGTCAGCAACAATTGATTTTGAACAACTAGAATGGTTGCGTGACAGACTCATTGAATCTTGGCATACCTCAGAAGTTCGTGGTAGGATTCTCTTTTTTCACCATCCTCCCTACGTCACCGAAGCCACCAAATGGAGTCAAGCCCAAACTTTGGCGGTGCGTCACCGTCTGCGTTGGGTATTAGAACAAGTCAAAGAAAATCTGGGTTCCTTAGTACAAAACCGTCCCATAGTGGATTTAATATTTAACGGTCACGCCCACTGTTTAGAATATCTCCGCACAACCGATACCGGATATGCCGATTCTCATATTCCTTGTATTATCTCCGGTGGTAGTGGTCGCCGTCCCCGCCGCCAGCGCGTTGAAGGAACAGAATTGCTAGAGACTTTTAGCGGACTTCCTGGTAGTCCCACTCGCAAAGTCGCCGAGTCACTGCTTTATGTTGGTCGCTCTGGTTATGGTTCGCAAACACGCTTACCTTATTCTTGCGTGCGAGTTGATGTTAAAGATGGTTTTCCACCTAAATTTATTGTTCGACCTTTAGTTGCAGAACGGGTGGAACAAAAATGGTATCAGCATGAAATGGAACCATTGCTGTTGTAA
- a CDS encoding DUF928 domain-containing protein, whose amino-acid sequence MSFDKVVAAPDNIAQAPSNYNKYMQLGYSATRQRNYSAALNYFKQALQEIPGDRYATTAVNNVQIYIARDRRNGNSKRPTYVTYIPRNLGKPSRQIQGGTRSGQRLSESGEACIPGKKRLIALTPTLDVMQRTTSAYPTFLFYVPQTSAPVMELVLSDEEDNVVYQQTLPTPGKAGIVSLSLPEKPDVPSLKVGKTYHWDFSVICDRSDRQQDYVVSGSIERITPDAALISEIKKVTPEEQAAMYALSGFWEDSLAILSELRKSSPDDLTIKNDWEDLLRSGGLEEITQEPLVPCCTIN is encoded by the coding sequence GTGAGCTTCGATAAAGTAGTAGCCGCACCTGATAACATTGCTCAGGCTCCGTCAAACTACAACAAATATATGCAGTTGGGTTACAGTGCGACTCGTCAGCGCAATTACTCAGCCGCTTTAAATTATTTTAAACAAGCACTCCAGGAAATACCAGGCGATCGCTACGCTACCACAGCAGTGAATAATGTCCAAATTTATATAGCCCGCGATCGCCGCAATGGCAACAGCAAGCGACCAACTTATGTTACCTACATTCCCCGAAACTTGGGCAAACCATCGCGGCAAATTCAGGGAGGAACTCGCAGTGGCCAACGTTTGAGTGAAAGCGGCGAAGCTTGTATTCCAGGAAAAAAACGCTTAATAGCACTCACACCTACTCTGGATGTGATGCAAAGAACCACATCTGCTTACCCAACATTTTTATTTTATGTACCGCAAACATCTGCACCAGTTATGGAACTAGTATTGTCAGATGAAGAAGATAATGTTGTGTATCAACAAACCTTGCCAACACCAGGCAAAGCTGGTATTGTCAGCCTGAGTTTGCCTGAAAAACCTGATGTTCCAAGTTTAAAAGTTGGTAAAACTTATCACTGGGATTTTTCCGTGATTTGCGATCGCAGCGATCGGCAGCAAGATTATGTAGTTTCTGGCTCAATTGAACGTATTACTCCTGATGCTGCCCTGATATCGGAAATCAAGAAAGTCACACCAGAAGAACAAGCGGCCATGTATGCCCTGTCAGGATTTTGGGAAGATTCTTTAGCAATTCTGAGTGAATTGCGTAAATCTAGTCCTGATGACCTGACAATTAAAAATGATTGGGAAGATTTGTTACGTTCTGGAGGCTTAGAGGAAATTACTCAAGAACCTCTAGTACCTTGCTGCACAATCAATTAG
- a CDS encoding FHA domain-containing protein, whose protein sequence is MHIVRWLLAIGWLTLIFSLFYDPLSVWLTDPSNTASPFHLHPERYLDPDDCVAVQGVCLPEQPYPMGARIFWAMVLPIGIMILVLFGHELWRRICPLYFFSQIPRALGIQRKRKVVNPDTGNVRYELAGVEKESWLGRNYLYLQMFLFYLGLNIRILFVNSDRTAMALFLLFTITSSIGVGYLFKGRSWCQYFCPMAPVQMFYTGPRGLLGTDAHLKPPQSITQSMCRSVDTSGNEKSACVSCQSPCIDIDSERSYWEGITRPDQKLVFYTYFGLMFGFYFYYFLYAGNWDYYYSGAWTHEEGQLSTLFNPGFYIFGQAIPIPKIIASPLTIGICAALSYLICQTLENAYRAFLKRQGRNVSEEDILHVCFVLCTFISFNVFFSFGGRPNISLFPQWGILVLNAIIVLVSSLWLHRSLARSRDNYSRESLASSLRRQLNKLAVDWSKFLEGRSLQDLLPNEVYVLAKVLPGFNRADRLRVYKGVLQESLQEGNVQSADSLEVLKDVRKELNISDEEHYSVLAELGVEDPSLLDPQRQLSRENQLRIDSYRRALEIVIQELVETGTPLADAFERKQKQIMSLRQEYAITSAEQEQVLAEMFNQDGALLRTAEQLLSQLQDLAVRYQALQNLVSNPHAPVYLLLRQAVQEKQKLIVTQLLSILEILGDTPEALDIARSIGVLAANILGEILRSNEEQSRWMSRLSMRVISALRQAKDLVTQSVPLTTDFNNGIADTQIDVPGNNNATRNATPTTATWSSIVAPTQIPEPALRSDVIIDVLMQLLQDIDPLVQAASLYALHQIDPSLGFQQARQLLDTKTIKEGLVIETAERILGQGQPHTKTTVPTMIAQIKIMGRVERRVFQQSTVRVGREVGNDIIISDNRVSRQHAIFYVDEKGVSVKDLGSSNGLRIGKTQIFDQQTQLQQGDVVRFSSGDDIVILVQWEMQAQQGDTIADALGTLEKLLWLYKSSFFSGLKANVLIDLAKNSHVRVYRPEEEICRMGTPAHDLIVLIDGEARVSQSMGNQDMSGMISPGQTIGELEVLNHTNYASTIVASGTRTKTLRINAENFEAVLAQDTLLARNILELLSNRLQASMGQACSITQL, encoded by the coding sequence ATGCACATTGTCAGGTGGCTGCTGGCGATCGGCTGGCTGACATTAATCTTTTCTTTATTTTATGATCCCCTTTCAGTTTGGTTAACTGACCCCAGTAATACTGCCAGTCCTTTTCATCTCCACCCAGAGAGATACCTCGATCCGGATGATTGCGTCGCAGTCCAAGGTGTGTGTTTACCAGAACAACCCTATCCTATGGGAGCGCGGATCTTCTGGGCGATGGTACTGCCCATCGGGATCATGATTTTGGTGTTATTTGGACATGAACTCTGGCGGCGGATCTGTCCTTTATATTTCTTCTCCCAAATTCCTCGCGCCTTGGGGATTCAACGCAAGCGCAAAGTTGTCAATCCCGACACAGGTAACGTGCGTTATGAACTAGCTGGAGTAGAAAAGGAATCTTGGTTAGGGAGGAATTACCTCTACCTGCAAATGTTCCTCTTTTACCTGGGCTTGAACATCCGCATTTTGTTTGTGAATAGCGATCGCACCGCAATGGCGCTGTTTTTGCTATTCACCATCACCTCTTCCATTGGTGTGGGTTATTTATTCAAGGGTAGAAGCTGGTGTCAATACTTCTGCCCAATGGCTCCCGTGCAGATGTTTTATACAGGCCCTAGAGGCTTATTAGGTACTGATGCTCACCTCAAGCCGCCCCAAAGTATCACTCAATCCATGTGTCGGTCGGTAGATACCAGTGGTAACGAAAAAAGTGCCTGTGTTAGCTGTCAATCTCCTTGTATAGATATTGACTCCGAACGCTCCTATTGGGAAGGCATTACCAGACCAGACCAAAAATTAGTGTTCTACACCTATTTTGGCTTGATGTTTGGCTTCTACTTCTACTACTTCTTGTATGCAGGCAACTGGGACTACTACTACTCAGGCGCATGGACACATGAAGAAGGACAATTAAGCACCCTATTCAACCCTGGTTTTTACATCTTTGGTCAAGCTATTCCCATCCCCAAAATCATTGCTTCGCCTCTGACCATTGGGATCTGTGCTGCCCTCAGCTACTTGATTTGTCAAACCCTAGAAAATGCTTATCGCGCCTTCCTCAAGCGCCAAGGTAGAAACGTAAGTGAAGAAGATATATTACACGTCTGCTTTGTGTTGTGTACATTTATCTCCTTTAACGTCTTCTTTTCCTTTGGTGGTCGTCCCAACATCAGCTTGTTTCCCCAATGGGGGATTTTGGTACTCAACGCCATCATCGTCCTTGTCAGCAGCTTGTGGTTACACAGAAGTTTAGCCCGCAGCAGAGATAACTATTCTCGTGAGAGCTTGGCTAGTAGTTTGCGCCGCCAGTTGAACAAACTCGCCGTAGATTGGAGCAAATTCCTCGAAGGGCGATCGCTCCAAGACCTCCTCCCCAACGAAGTCTATGTTCTAGCCAAAGTCCTGCCTGGTTTTAACCGAGCCGACAGACTGCGCGTCTATAAAGGTGTATTGCAAGAATCCCTGCAAGAAGGTAACGTCCAATCTGCCGACAGCTTAGAAGTTCTCAAAGATGTCCGCAAAGAATTGAACATCAGCGATGAAGAGCATTACTCTGTCCTCGCTGAACTCGGTGTTGAAGACCCCTCCCTCCTTGATCCCCAAAGACAACTCAGCCGGGAGAACCAACTGCGGATTGATAGCTATCGCCGCGCCCTCGAAATAGTCATCCAAGAACTCGTAGAAACAGGCACACCCTTAGCAGATGCCTTTGAGCGCAAACAAAAGCAAATTATGAGCTTGCGCCAAGAATATGCCATCACATCTGCCGAACAAGAACAAGTCTTGGCAGAAATGTTTAACCAAGATGGCGCACTGCTGCGGACAGCAGAACAGCTACTCTCGCAACTACAAGACCTAGCTGTTCGTTATCAAGCCCTGCAAAACTTAGTTTCCAATCCCCATGCACCTGTTTACCTCTTGCTGCGCCAAGCAGTCCAAGAAAAACAAAAACTGATTGTTACCCAGTTACTCAGCATCCTAGAAATTTTAGGAGATACCCCCGAAGCCCTGGATATTGCTCGTTCCATTGGTGTACTAGCAGCCAACATCCTCGGAGAAATTCTGCGGTCTAACGAAGAGCAGTCCAGATGGATGTCCCGTCTGAGTATGAGAGTAATCTCTGCCTTACGTCAAGCCAAAGACCTAGTAACTCAATCAGTTCCCCTAACGACAGACTTTAATAATGGCATCGCCGATACCCAAATCGACGTTCCGGGTAACAATAATGCCACTCGCAATGCCACTCCCACCACCGCCACTTGGAGTTCCATTGTCGCGCCTACCCAAATCCCCGAACCTGCTTTACGTTCTGATGTGATTATTGATGTCTTAATGCAACTGTTACAAGACATCGATCCCTTAGTCCAAGCAGCTAGTTTATATGCGCTACATCAAATTGATCCCAGTCTGGGTTTCCAACAAGCCCGTCAGCTGTTAGATACAAAGACCATTAAAGAGGGTTTAGTGATTGAAACAGCCGAAAGGATTCTGGGTCAAGGACAACCCCACACCAAAACCACCGTCCCGACTATGATTGCTCAAATCAAAATCATGGGACGTGTGGAAAGACGAGTATTTCAACAGTCTACAGTGCGCGTCGGAAGGGAAGTTGGCAACGACATTATCATTTCCGATAACCGCGTTTCTCGCCAACACGCCATCTTCTATGTAGATGAAAAAGGCGTGAGTGTGAAAGACTTGGGTAGTAGCAATGGTCTGCGGATTGGCAAGACGCAAATCTTTGACCAGCAAACACAACTCCAACAAGGTGATGTTGTCCGCTTCAGCAGTGGTGACGACATCGTGATTCTGGTGCAGTGGGAAATGCAAGCCCAACAAGGAGACACCATTGCTGATGCTTTAGGTACCTTAGAAAAACTGTTGTGGCTGTATAAGAGTAGTTTCTTCTCTGGTTTAAAAGCCAACGTCTTAATTGATTTGGCGAAAAATAGCCATGTGCGCGTCTATCGCCCCGAAGAAGAAATTTGCCGGATGGGTACACCTGCCCATGACTTGATTGTTTTAATTGATGGTGAGGCGAGAGTCAGCCAAAGTATGGGCAATCAAGATATGTCAGGGATGATTTCACCTGGACAAACAATTGGTGAATTGGAAGTATTAAACCACACCAATTATGCGTCAACCATCGTTGCATCTGGTACTAGAACCAAGACACTCAGAATCAATGCCGAGAATTTTGAGGCAGTGCTGGCACAAGACACGTTACTAGCCAGAAATATCTTGGAGCTTTTGAGTAATCGTCTGCAAGCAAGTATGGGACAAGCTTGTTCAATAACGCAACTCTAA